The following coding sequences are from one uncultured Desulfobacter sp. window:
- a CDS encoding HNH endonuclease: MRPVIRGNRPADEQGHDIQFGEYAKARGELICRMGEYCSYCEMHLDSSLAVEHVQPKKPPGAAQDDPERTLNWDNFLLACTNCNSTKGNVDIDLDQFLWPDRDNTFRALKYSEGGIIEPALDNDLADKAANTIALTGLDKHPLNDPKASDRRWRNRRETWDIAQRSKKHLLECDTPAMREQIILTATGHAYWSVWMTVFKDDHDMLRRILDAFPGTCHACFDAVNGYTAVARHGGQC; encoded by the coding sequence ATGCGTCCTGTTATCAGAGGAAATAGACCTGCTGACGAACAGGGTCATGATATCCAATTCGGTGAGTATGCCAAAGCCAGGGGAGAGCTAATTTGTCGAATGGGGGAATACTGTTCTTACTGTGAAATGCACCTGGATTCGTCCTTGGCGGTTGAGCACGTCCAACCTAAGAAACCTCCTGGTGCGGCCCAGGACGACCCAGAACGCACCCTCAACTGGGATAACTTTCTTTTGGCCTGTACCAACTGCAACTCTACGAAGGGTAATGTTGATATTGATTTGGATCAGTTTCTCTGGCCAGATCGTGACAATACCTTTCGCGCTTTGAAATACTCTGAAGGAGGGATCATTGAACCTGCTCTGGATAACGATCTTGCAGATAAAGCCGCAAATACAATCGCACTTACTGGATTGGATAAGCATCCGTTAAATGACCCCAAGGCCTCTGATCGACGCTGGAGGAATCGTCGAGAGACTTGGGACATTGCCCAACGCTCAAAAAAACACCTTCTCGAATGCGATACTCCGGCAATGAGAGAACAAATCATTCTTACGGCGACCGGACATGCCTACTGGAGTGTTTGGATGACTGTATTCAAAGATGATCATGACATGCTGAGACGCATCTTGGATGCCTTTCCGGGAACTTGCCATGCATGTTTCGATGCAGTCAATGGCTACACAGCTGTTGCGAGACATGGGGGCCAATGTTGA
- a CDS encoding IS3 family transposase — translation MITSEDKRSVLTLISEACQAGAGKSKAAQLLGLTVRTIQRWKKQGTTDHRKGSRAVPANKLSVEEQDNIVNVLKSQEYADFSPNQIVPKLADQGIYMGSESTMYRILRTLKMNEHRQASNPVHRHSPETFTACGPNQIWSWDITYLPSSVKGQFYYLYMVMDLYSRKAVACQVYESESGEFASDLIADACIREKISKKQIILHSDNGSPMKSATMLAKLQDLGVMPSFSRPSVSNDNPFSESLFRTMKYRPNYPEKPFENVIKARDWADNFVTWYNTVHFHSSLNFVTPDDRHRGKDVQILEDRHKVYMEARLKNPERWSKGTRAWKPITEVSLKKFKRLKPETAAGKRLA, via the coding sequence TTGATAACCTCTGAGGATAAACGGTCCGTGTTAACCTTGATATCTGAGGCCTGCCAAGCCGGCGCCGGTAAAAGTAAGGCGGCACAATTATTGGGATTAACAGTGCGAACGATTCAGCGCTGGAAAAAGCAGGGGACAACAGATCACCGTAAGGGTTCTCGTGCCGTTCCTGCCAATAAGTTGTCGGTTGAAGAGCAAGATAACATTGTCAATGTACTGAAATCTCAGGAATATGCAGATTTCAGCCCCAATCAAATCGTTCCAAAGCTTGCTGATCAGGGTATCTATATGGGATCTGAGTCTACAATGTATAGAATTTTGAGAACGCTGAAGATGAACGAGCACCGTCAGGCAAGCAATCCAGTGCATAGACATAGCCCGGAAACATTCACGGCATGTGGTCCTAATCAGATATGGTCCTGGGATATTACATATTTGCCTTCATCAGTGAAAGGTCAATTCTATTACCTTTATATGGTGATGGATCTATACAGCCGGAAAGCTGTCGCCTGCCAGGTTTATGAATCGGAGTCCGGAGAATTTGCCTCAGATTTGATAGCAGACGCCTGCATTCGTGAAAAGATATCAAAAAAACAGATTATTTTGCATTCTGATAACGGATCTCCAATGAAATCAGCAACTATGTTGGCCAAGCTGCAAGACTTAGGGGTCATGCCGTCCTTTAGCCGGCCCAGTGTCAGCAATGATAACCCTTTTTCAGAGTCATTGTTCAGAACAATGAAATACAGGCCGAATTATCCGGAAAAGCCATTTGAAAATGTAATTAAAGCAAGAGATTGGGCGGATAATTTTGTCACTTGGTATAATACTGTGCATTTCCATAGCAGTCTCAATTTTGTTACTCCTGATGACAGACACCGCGGAAAAGATGTTCAAATCCTTGAGGATCGACATAAAGTGTATATGGAAGCCCGGTTGAAGAATCCTGAAAGGTGGTCCAAGGGAACAAGAGCCTGGAAGCCAATTACAGAAGTAAGTTTGAAAAAATTCAAGCGGTTAAAGCCTGAAACCGCTGCTGGAAAAAGGCTTGCTTGA
- a CDS encoding transposase, with amino-acid sequence MGHSIQIKEAVLQKVLLGNKPHHEISQEFGVGRSTIGKWLRQYKESGNTALKSKAKRPKDWSSEQRISALIETGTMTSEECVAWCRKKGIFCHHLEQWRKDAVSGMSNTADKRQSEKEKQYKKEISSLRRDLSRKEKALAETAALLVLKKKAQAIWGEPEED; translated from the coding sequence ATGGGACATTCTATCCAAATCAAAGAGGCTGTGTTACAAAAGGTACTACTGGGCAACAAACCCCACCATGAGATATCGCAAGAATTCGGAGTTGGCCGATCAACAATCGGAAAATGGCTAAGACAATATAAAGAAAGCGGCAACACTGCATTGAAATCAAAAGCGAAACGCCCCAAAGACTGGTCTTCTGAGCAAAGAATTTCAGCACTTATAGAAACAGGAACTATGACTTCTGAAGAATGTGTTGCCTGGTGCCGTAAAAAAGGAATTTTTTGCCATCACTTGGAGCAATGGAGAAAAGATGCCGTTTCCGGTATGTCAAACACTGCAGATAAAAGGCAAAGTGAAAAGGAAAAACAATATAAAAAAGAAATATCCTCTTTAAGACGCGACCTTTCCCGTAAAGAAAAAGCACTTGCAGAAACAGCGGCCTTGCTGGTTCTTAAAAAAAAAGCCCAGGCGATCTGGGGGGAGCCAGAGGAAGATTGA